A region of the Mus caroli chromosome 7, CAROLI_EIJ_v1.1, whole genome shotgun sequence genome:
ATTGAGCTTGATTTGCTGGATGGAAGGTAGAAAACAGAGCCAGCACATTGTCATCCACACCCCTCTCCCTGAAACCCCCTCTGGAGCACTGTGGGATGGAGTAATGAAGGCGGTGTATAGTGTGTTTGGAGTTCCAGTAAATGTGTGTCCAGGactattttctgttttagaatGTGCTTTTCTAGAAATATGTAAATGCTTTATTCAGGAACCTGAATATGTAAATGTCTTTTCATGCTGCATTGAAAGCTAGATGAGAGGGGCCTGATCATATTTCATGTGGCACTCTCCATTGGCAGGTCTTGCTCCCTGTCACCATTAGCTTAGGCTTAGCTTCTGGTTCATAAATCACACTCATGGACTTATCCTTTACTGGGCCCCAATTGGCAGAGTTTGGTAGTGGGAAGTGACAAATGACCAGTGTACACATAGTCTAGATGAGCTCAGTCATGGTGACCACAGCTCCCTCTCCTAGAAACAGAAGGCTGCTTTCTCAACACTTGCAGGCTTGTGTATTTCAGATACATCCTAGACAGGAGCCAGCTAGGTGAAGTCTTACAAGGattgtttgatttgtttgggtGGCTCTCTGAGGAGCCTTGCAGGAGCTGGGGTTGAGACCAGCTGAGTTTCTATGGCTCAAAGTGTTGAGAGACGCCCTAGCGACCCTCTAGAGACCCAAATTTTCTACACAGGTTGTATGTGAGTCTTGATTGTTATCCTCTAGCTTCATGTGCTAGTGGAATCAAGTTCTAAGACAGGAAGTTCTGGGTCCATTGCTGTCATCTGGATGAGAAGCCACGTTGTCATAAAGACCACACTTTgttctgtctccagagaggcatTCTATTAATGCTCTGTGTGTGATTTCCCCACTCTAGGACAGCAGCCAACACCAGGGTAATCCCTTCTCACTGCCCCATCCTTAGccatttcatgatttttcttgTTTCCCCATGATCCACAAGACAGTCTCCAATAACTATGCCCACACCAACATGACTATCTCTCCCATGAACTGTAGTGTGTATAAAGCTTAGAATCCTTCATTCAGGGTCCACCCATGTTCATAGACTGAATCTGTATAGGGTATATCTTTGACCTGCTATTAACTTTAGTCTGTGAGCAGTGAGAATAAAATTAAACCAATATTTTCTTACCAGAACAGGTTCCTGCTTACATATAATTGATGGTTACCTATGCTTTAAAATGACTTTGATTCATCACAATAACGATCACTACTTATACCAGAGGGCCAAGGTGCAAGTCTCATCCTTAGCCTAGACAGTGCTTCCCATGGCTCCAGTAAACCAGTCAGTTGTGACCATATTCATCCTGCAAAGATTTGTTGATGACCCCAGGGTCCAGGATgttctcttctgcctcttctttgcCTTGTTCGTGGCAGCCATAGCTGGCAATGGCCTGATCATTGCGACCATTCACAGCAGTCCCAACCTCCAtactcccatgtacttcttcctagTCAACCTTGCCCTGATGGATGTGATCTGCACTGTGACTGTCTTGCCCAAAGTTCTGCAGAGCCTGGTGGCAGAGAACAGCATATCTTATGGGGGATGCCTCACACAGATGTTTGTCTTCTCCTGGGTCCTGGGCTCTGagcttctgcttttctctgccatggcctatgaccgctaccTTGCAATCTGTCGGCCACTGCACTATGGTACCCTCATGAGTGGCAGGGTCTGTGTGGCCCTTGCAACCTTCGTGTGGTTCACTGGAGCTTTCAATTCATTGGTGCTCACTTGTCTGATGTTGCCATTGTCTTTCTGTGGTCCCAATCTCATCACACACTTCTTCTGTGAGATCCCTTCTGTGTTGATACTGTCCTGTAGTCCCACCTTTATCAATGACATCATGACTGTTATTGCAGACATGTTTCTGACAGGCCTGAACTTTTTATTGACAATGACATCTTATGGCTTCATCATTTCCAGCATCCTGCGCATCCGCTCATCTGAGGGCAAGAAGCGTGCCTTCTCTACCTGCTCTGCCCACCTGGTTGTGGTCACCCTTTATTATTCCACAGTTCTATATACTTATGTCAGGCCAGCCCTAGGAACTGCTGGGTTCCTGGACAAACTCATTGCTGTTCTGTATACCACTGTGACCCCATCTCTGAACCCCCTTATCTATACCCTGAGAAACAAGGAATTCAAAACATCCTTTAAAAAACTCATTTCCCTGTTGAGAACTTTGAACTTGGAGATGAACTCTAAAAGCAATGGGTAATGAGCTAAAAAAAAGTCAATCAAGTTCTGCAATGTTATAGCCTGGCTTAATTCTCCAAAGTTTGTAGTGTGTAAGTCATACTGTCTACAAGATAATAACAGAGTTCTTCTCTTTTGAATGTTTTAGATAGCTTTGCTAATTTCTACTTCATACTTAGAAATGTGTGCTTATAAGTTCAGTACTATTAAATGTTAAGATATTtctttggtcttgggaagattctatgccccagtataggcgaatgccagggccaggaagcaggagtgggtgggttggggatcagggggaggggggagtggagaGGTGATTTTTGGattggaaactaggaaaggggataacatttgaaatgtaaatgaagaaaatatctaataaaaaagatatttctaTGACTAAACAAATCAAATCTTGTCAAATATTGAGTGAAGTCCTTTTTGTGATCCTATTTCAAATTTCCTGATCTTCTGTGCCTTTGGCCACAAGTAAATGGTTAAAGAGATGAAGAAACATAACTaacccaccccccccccgcaccccctcAACACACTCTTGTTCTGGACATGTTTCTGGCCTGACTTGAGCATTTTCATCTCATTGTTTTTCCTGTTGCTTGGTTTATCAAACAATTTGAGGGAAGGAGAGTCCTATAGAGGACGTGTGTTAGGGGATGTTTCTGGGGGCATCTGATCCCTATCAAAATGTCTCTTATCCCAACATTCATAATTGTCAGACCAGAATAAGACATTGGTCTAGTGGCTTCTTCTCAGACCCCATGTCATTTTAAAGGTTTGCAAATTCATGAGTCTAATTTTTCCTCATCATTCTCCTGCCTGGATGAGTTTTGTGTGGCATGACCATCCTTCAAGGTTTACTATTATTTAACACTTCATGTTGTATGTAATATTAACCTGACATGAGTTCTATTCTCCTGTGACaagaactcagaaataaaaaggttATCAAAGCATTCATGTTGGTGTGATCATATATACTTTGATTATTTAATACATGGTGGTGTTTTTCTGTATGTTACTTAGAgtcacctgactaatacagatgccaTGTCAAAAAAACATAATTAGCAAATTAGGTAAATAGAATGGAGAAAATTAGAAAGTAAAACAAGACCATGTCAATGAATCAtggtgtgatgatttgtatacTCATGGACTAGATTGATCTCCAAGAATAATGCTGACACACATTTCCATGATTATCTATAaagtgtttccagagaggattcATTGAGTAGCTATGTCCATATGCAATGGGGATAGGCAAGCATGGAACAAAGCAAAAGGTGAGAAGAGTTTAAATTCCTCTGTTTCCTTTCAACAGAAGGACTACTgagtcaaggcagaaataaagagagaaatgaaagacttcctacattcaatgaaaatgatgcacaatatacccaaaataatgggacacaatgaacgTGGTGCTATagaaaagttcatagcattaaatgcctacatagagagatcttatactagcaacttaactgTTGGGGGAATGGTTTTGTGCACGGTgaattcagatgctgatttctaggCACAGATATCTAGCTGCAGTCCAGATGATGGCATGATCAAGAATCTGATGTCTATGTTATGTAAATTGTTTTCATCACCTctaattggttaataaagagctggTCAACCAATTAGCCAATTGGGCAGAAGAGAATAGGGTAGGACTTCAAATCCCAGACCAGGGGACCcagtagagacaagaggatagAGGAGTACCATGAGGAAAAGAAGATATGGAGAAACCATGTGACAAGATTAGGAGGATTCAAGATGAGATCAAAATGAGAGAGCAGTCATGAGGATACacatgctcttttctgaaaggaaaatgaaCAATGAATTCATCTGGTGGAGTGAAGAGATGTGGGGGCAGAAACTAGAAAGAGTGGCAAGAAAGGAAACTACAATTGGGATGTATGTAATATATGAGCCATGGCAGACTCAGATGTAGCTAAAGTACAATTTGACTAGGTAGTGGCAGCCTAGATGGATTAGAATAGATCACAATCTGTCCCGCTATTAgtgcttgtttctgtttctttatttgggagctagaaTGAGTTAGATTGAGTGTAGAAATGCTCTGCAGTTATTTGAGAGCAAAGTGAGGCATaggacccacccccaccccaggatttACTTTCACACAtaacagcacacctagaagctctagaacaaagaagaagcaagaagaagaagagtagaGGGCAAGAAATAAACTCGGgactgaaatcaacaaaataggaaCAAAAACAGTCCTATGAATCAAAGAATCACTGAAACAAAGAGCTGGTCCTTGGAAAAAATTAGCAAGATAGATGAACTCTTATTCATGTTAACTAaaatacaaagacagagagagaacatccaaattaacaaaatcagaaatgaaaagggggttATAGCAACAGgcactgagaaaatccaaaagatCCTCAAGTCATACTTCAAACGTCTGTACTCCTCAAACTTAGATCAAAActacaagtgacagctcatgctagcaaacttgtacagtcattatggaaatcaatatgatgattcctgagaaaactggaaaacagTCTATCTCAagcccagctatactactcttgagcATATATGTTGGAAACCATACCTTGAGAAAGCAAgcctttcacagtctcccaccctgacatgccaaatggccttgtgctaaggagcgGGTCgtcactcccttctccctgttcccttcctggcacctgaggctgtaaaagctgaattatagtcccctcttccttatctcttcctgacttccatgacatccaaggacatgagttacatgctgagcccagcctgacacccaaggctgttaaggaggatccgaattccagagataagatgcagagtgcccgccacctggagcctgacttcggcCTTCATGttcccagatgcccacttctttgttctttattaattccccctcaacccctccctattcccctcgatgtatgctttaaaaacccggcgtttcagcctaataaacggaGACCTTGATAGGAACTCTCTACTTGGTCTCcgctccttctttctctccctcccatttcctcccagGTTTGCAGTTCCTCTcgcacccatgaataactgaGTCCTGCTGGGCAGGACAAGTGGTGCCCAAATGTGCGGCCGAGGTTCAGATAGTATTGCCTTCAGTGGAGGTCCCAGAGAAGTTCGTCGTGACCCCGAGAAAAAATAAGTAGGAAGGACTGCTTCTGCCGCTCATGGGAGAAAGAAGTTCTTGGTTAGTGATTCATCTCCactcagaaaatgggaaataagcTTTCTTAAGAGGCAACCTTCATTAAAGGGTTAAAGATGGCTCTCAGGGAAGGAGGagttagagttaaaaagaaagatttgataaacttttttattttcatagaccagGCATGTCCACGGTTTATTATAGATGGAGTAGAGATACACcataagaaatggagaagagtaggtagagaattaaatgaaattttgGCAAAGCAGGGTCCCGATGCTATTCCTgcaaatatatttacttattggAGTCTAATCCGTGATTTGGTAAAAAATGCAGTTGATGATCCAGAGAAACCGCAGCTTTTGTCAGTAGCAGAATattgcctcctctcccttctctggaagaattcccagaagaaggagataaagaattagagtctgaacatgagagagagagaataagtttcagaaaagcagttatcccctgtttgtgatcttttagcaaaaaagagggaaaatgaaaataagctatttcagagctctcctagggataGAAGGAAATTGGGAGACATCCcacttcctctctggctcctatggaaatattcttagttctggttaggatatctgggtccctttgagacattaagttctatt
Encoded here:
- the LOC110299181 gene encoding olfactory receptor 13G1-like translates to MAPVNQSVVTIFILQRFVDDPRVQDVLFCLFFALFVAAIAGNGLIIATIHSSPNLHTPMYFFLVNLALMDVICTVTVLPKVLQSLVAENSISYGGCLTQMFVFSWVLGSELLLFSAMAYDRYLAICRPLHYGTLMSGRVCVALATFVWFTGAFNSLVLTCLMLPLSFCGPNLITHFFCEIPSVLILSCSPTFINDIMTVIADMFLTGLNFLLTMTSYGFIISSILRIRSSEGKKRAFSTCSAHLVVVTLYYSTVLYTYVRPALGTAGFLDKLIAVLYTTVTPSLNPLIYTLRNKEFKTSFKKLISLLRTLNLEMNSKSNG